A part of Oryctolagus cuniculus chromosome 4, mOryCun1.1, whole genome shotgun sequence genomic DNA contains:
- the PLSCR5 gene encoding phospholipid scramblase family member 5 isoform X2, whose translation MASKDAHNQRSRGQPGFLPGAPDPDQSFRASSSDPGNQLDLIIIHQQVELLGMILGTETSNKYEIKNSLGQRIYFAVEESICFNRTFCSTLRSCTLRITDNSGREVITVNRPLRCNSCWCPCYLQELEIEAPPGTIVGYVAQKWDPFLPKFTIQNANKEDILRIVGPCTTCGCFGDVDFEVKTINEKLTIGKISKYWSGFVNNVFTNADNFGIHVPADLDVRIKAAMIGACFLFDFMFFEHSLAGL comes from the exons ATGGCCTCTAAAG ATGCACACAACCAAAGAAGTAGAGGTCAGCCCGGCTTTCTTCCTGGAGCTCCAGATCCAGACCAAAGCTTCCGTGCCTCGTCATCCGATCCAGGGAATCAA TTAGACCTGATCATTATACACCAGCAGGTGGAGCTTCTTGGAA TGATACTCGGTACTGAGACCTCCaacaaatatgaaattaaaaacagctTGGGACAAAGAATTTACTTTGCAGTGGAGGAAAGCATCTGCTTTAATCGTACTTTCTGTTCCACACTGCGATCTTGCACCCTGAGGATCACAGATAACTCTGGTCGAGAGGTGATTACAGTAAACAGGCCCTTGAGGTGTAACAGCTGCTGGTGCCCTTGCTACCTACAAGAG TTAGAAATTGAAGCCCCTCCTGGTACCATAGTTGGTTATGTTGCACAGAAGTGGGACCCTTTTCTGCCTAAATTCACGATTCAAAATGCAAACAAAGAAGATATTTTGAGAATTGTTGGTCCTTGTACAACATGTGGCTGTTTTGGCGATGTGGATTTTGAG gTGAAAACCATTAATGAGAAGCTTACAATTGGGAAGATTTCTAAGTACTGGTCAGGATTTGTAAATAACGTCTTCACAAATGCTGACAACTTTGGAATTCATGTTCCTGCAGACCTAGATGTGAGGATCAAAGCAGCGATGATTGGTGCTTGTTTTCTCTTT GATTTTATGTTCTTTGAACATTCACTGGCTGGATTATAA
- the PLSCR5 gene encoding phospholipid scramblase family member 5 isoform X1, with amino-acid sequence MASKDAHNQRSRGQPGFLPGAPDPDQSFRASSSDPGNQVWQPGVPSPSNFLPAISFPPGLEYLSQLDLIIIHQQVELLGMILGTETSNKYEIKNSLGQRIYFAVEESICFNRTFCSTLRSCTLRITDNSGREVITVNRPLRCNSCWCPCYLQELEIEAPPGTIVGYVAQKWDPFLPKFTIQNANKEDILRIVGPCTTCGCFGDVDFEVKTINEKLTIGKISKYWSGFVNNVFTNADNFGIHVPADLDVRIKAAMIGACFLFDFMFFEHSLAGL; translated from the exons ATGGCCTCTAAAG ATGCACACAACCAAAGAAGTAGAGGTCAGCCCGGCTTTCTTCCTGGAGCTCCAGATCCAGACCAAAGCTTCCGTGCCTCGTCATCCGATCCAGGGAATCAAGTATGGCAGCCAGGTGTTCCTTCACCAAGTAATTTCCTGCCAGCCATCAGTTTTCCTCCTGGTCTAGAATATTTAAGCCAG TTAGACCTGATCATTATACACCAGCAGGTGGAGCTTCTTGGAA TGATACTCGGTACTGAGACCTCCaacaaatatgaaattaaaaacagctTGGGACAAAGAATTTACTTTGCAGTGGAGGAAAGCATCTGCTTTAATCGTACTTTCTGTTCCACACTGCGATCTTGCACCCTGAGGATCACAGATAACTCTGGTCGAGAGGTGATTACAGTAAACAGGCCCTTGAGGTGTAACAGCTGCTGGTGCCCTTGCTACCTACAAGAG TTAGAAATTGAAGCCCCTCCTGGTACCATAGTTGGTTATGTTGCACAGAAGTGGGACCCTTTTCTGCCTAAATTCACGATTCAAAATGCAAACAAAGAAGATATTTTGAGAATTGTTGGTCCTTGTACAACATGTGGCTGTTTTGGCGATGTGGATTTTGAG gTGAAAACCATTAATGAGAAGCTTACAATTGGGAAGATTTCTAAGTACTGGTCAGGATTTGTAAATAACGTCTTCACAAATGCTGACAACTTTGGAATTCATGTTCCTGCAGACCTAGATGTGAGGATCAAAGCAGCGATGATTGGTGCTTGTTTTCTCTTT GATTTTATGTTCTTTGAACATTCACTGGCTGGATTATAA